The following coding sequences lie in one Arachis ipaensis cultivar K30076 chromosome B03, Araip1.1, whole genome shotgun sequence genomic window:
- the LOC107634064 gene encoding pathogenesis-related protein 1-like, with the protein MRKLPILAVLTTSVVSILPLCLLAQNSPQDYLKVHNIARTRVGVKPLVWDSELESHANKFLSNHIEDCMRVDYIDPSPFARNMLISGSTENLTGVDAVAWWVAQKQNYDYESNSCIDGTLQCLTYTQVVSKASIYLGCARDECNNNGGTIVICYYDPPGNDDGQRPY; encoded by the coding sequence atgAGAAAGTTGCCGATTCTGGCAGTGCTAACAACAAGTGTTGTAAGCATACTTCCATTATGTTTGTTGGCTCAAAACTCTCCACAAGACTATCTTAAAGTTCACAATATTGCACGTACAAGAGTTGGGGTTAAACCTCTAGTGTGGGATTCTGAGTTAGAATCACATGCTAACAAGTTTTTGAGTAACCACATTGAAGATTGTATGCGGGTGGATTATATCGACCCTAGTCCGTTTGCGCGGAACATGCTTATTAGTGGTTCGACAGAAAACCTTACAGGAGTAGATGCTGTGGCATGGTGGGTGGCACAGAAACAAAATTATGACTACGAATCCAACTCTTGCATAGATGGTACTCTTCAATGTCTTACCTATACTCAGGTGGTTTCTAAGGCATCTATTTATTTAGGGTGTGCTAGAGACGAGTGTAACAATAATGGAGGCACCATTGTTATTTGTTACTATGACCCCCCGGGTAACGATGATGGTCAACGCCCCTATTGA
- the LOC107634063 gene encoding pathogenesis-related protein 1B-like, translating to MGRLHIVAVVTSFITVIPLCLLAQNSPQDYLEAHNIARAEVGVNPLLWDNELESQANTFLSKHVVDCLDRVSKSPHPMYGQNIWISRPSKSFTVTGAFAVAYWVAQKQNYDYISNTCIGGNPANCFAYTQVVSKSSTYVGCARAICYNGGTLVICYYHPPGNILGTRPY from the exons ATGGGGAGGTTGCATATTGTGGCCGTAGTAACAAGTTTTATAACGGTAATCCCATTATGCTTATTGGCACAAAA CTCTCCACAAGACTATCTTGAAGCTCACAATATTGCACGTGCAGAAGTTGGGGTTAATCCTCTGTTGTGGGATAATGAGTTAGAATCACAGGCCAACACGTTTTTGAGTAAACACGTTGTGGATTGCCTTGATAGGGTATCTAAATCCCCTCATCCTATGTACGGTCAAAACATTTGGATTAGTCGTCCATCCAAAAGCTTTACAGTTACAGGAGCATTTGCTGTGGCATATTGGGTGGCACAAAAACAAAATTACGACTACATATCCAACACTTGCATTGGTGGTAACCCTGCTAATTGTTTTGCCTACACTCAAGTTGTTTCCAAGTCATCTACTTATGTAGGATGTGCTAGAGCCATTTGTTATAATGGTGGAACTCTTGTTATTTGTTACTATCACCCTCCAGGCAACATCTTAGGTACTCGCCCCTACTAA
- the LOC107634062 gene encoding pathogenesis-related protein 1-like → MRKLPILAVLTTSFVSILPLCLLGQNSPQDYLKVHNVERTRVGVKPLVWDSELESHANKFLSNHIEDCMRVKYIESSPFARNMLTSGPTKTLTGVDAVAWWVAQKRNYDYESNSCIDGTLQCLTYTQVVSKASTYLGCARVECNNNGGTIVMCYYDPPGNHGHPY, encoded by the coding sequence atgAGAAAGTTGCCGATTCTGGCAGTGCTAACAACAAGTTTTGTAAGCATACTTCCATTATGTTTGTTGGGTCAAAACTCTCCACAAGACTATCTTAAAGTTCACAATGTTGAACGTACAAGAGTTGGGGTTAAACCTCTAGTGTGGGATTCTGAGTTAGAATCACATGCTAACAAGTTTTTGAGTAACCACATTGAAGATTGTATGCGGGTCAAATATATCGAATCTAGTCCCTTTGCGCGGAACATGCTTACAAGTGGTCCGACAAAAACCCTTACAGGAGTAGATGCTGTGGCATGGTGGGTGGCACAGAAAAGAAATTATGACTACGAATCCAACTCTTGCATTGATGGTACCCTTCAATGTCTTACCTACACTCAGGTGGTTTCTAAGGCATCTACTTATTTAGGGTGTGCTAGAGTCGAGTGTAACAATAATGGAGGCACCATTGTTATGTGTTACTATGACCCTCCGGGTAACCATGGTCACCCCTACTGA
- the LOC107632233 gene encoding pathogenesis-related protein 1B-like codes for MGRLPILAVVTSFVNILPLCLLAQNSPQDYLKVHNAARAIVGVEPLLWDSELESYANKLLSRHTVDCLRVEQIQYTLYGRNFASYDSSFENFSGADAVASWVEQRQNYDYKSNSCIDGTPTCLTYIQVVSKASTHLGCARVKCINGDTLVGCYYHPAPIAGQRPY; via the coding sequence ATGGGAAGGTTGCCGATTTTGGCAGTGGTAACAAGTTTTGTAAACATACTTCCATTATGTTTGTTGGCTCAAAACTCTCCACAAGACTATCTTAAAGTTCACAATGCTGCACGTGCAATAGTTGGAGTTGAACCTTTATTATGGGACTCTGAGTTAGAATCATATGCTAACAAATTATTGAGTAGGCATACAGTAGACTGTTTGAGGGTGGAACAGATTCAGTATACTCTCTATGGCCGGAACTTTGCATCATATGATTCCTCATTTGAAAACTTTTCAGGTGCAGATGCCGTGGCATCATGGGTGGAACAGAGACAAAACTATGACTACAAATCCAACTCTTGCATTGATGGTACCCCTACATGTCTTACCTACATTCAGGTTGTTTCCAAGGCATCTACTCATTTAGGGTGTGCTAGAGTCAAGTGCATCAATGGAGACACTCTTGTTGGGTGTTACTATCATCCTGCTCCTATTGCAGGTCAACGCCCCTACTGA
- the LOC107634060 gene encoding alkane hydroxylase MAH1-like: MYLYIFIRKSTIHVSQTQLETQALKATKMMSLLEFVIVFVAILLFFFIHLWRCNRNTPLTYWPLIGMLPGILCNLPNIHDHLTSVLKHHGGTFKFRGPWLTNINFVLTSDPMNVHHITSKNFGNYGKGSEFHEIFEILGDGIFNSDSHKWKYNRDILQLLFRQNVFKNVVQKVSHKKLESCLIPLLNHASESGTVVDLQDMFQRLTFDSICSIVLGFDPKCLPNNPTEFQEVAFEKAFNKMEDTIFYRHIVPRCLWKLQKRLRIGQEKNSNESQQIVDQFLHQCISSRNEEQSGVNCAKDDESNFDMLKALVEERGIGQINDKFLKDTAINLLAAGRDTISACLSWFFWLVSTHPFVEAKILEEIREKLRTNDENWLASGVEDLNKLVYLHGALCETLRLFPPVPFEHKCAIKSDILPSGDSVSPNTMIYYSLYSMGRMEQTWGKDCLEFKPERWVSEKGINIHIPSYKFIAFNAGPRSCLGKSISFIQMKIIAIALLWNFQFQVVEGHNVCPSVSVVLHMKHGLKVNVTKRSI; this comes from the coding sequence ATGTACCTATATATATTCATCAGAAAATCCACCATTCATGTATCTCAGACACAACTTgaaacacaagctctcaaggccACCAAGATGATGAGCTTGCTTGAGTTTGTTATTGTATTTGTAGCCATTCTCTTATTCTTTTTCATCCATCTTTGGAGGTGCAATAGAAATACCCCCCTCACATATTGGCCCTTAATTGGTATGCTACCAGGGATTTTGTGTAATTTGCCCAATATCCATGATCACCTTACCTCAGTCTTGAAACACCATGGAGGTACTTTTAAGTTTAGAGGACCTTGGCTCACAAACATTAACTTTGTCCTCACCAGTGATCCTATGAACGTGCACCACATTACAAGCAAGAACTTTGGCAACTATGGCAAAGGTTCTGAGTTCCACGAGATTTTTGAGATTTTGGGAGACGGAATATTCAATTCTGACTCCCATAAATGGAAGTACAATAGAGATATACTGCAATTATTGTTCAGACAAAACGTCTTTAAGAATGTTGTTCAAAAAGTTAGTCATAAGAAGCTGGAGAGTTGCTTGATTCCACTTCTCAATCATGCTTCAGAATCAGGAACTGTTGTGGACTTGCAAGACATGTTTCAGAGGTTAACCTTTGACAGCATATGCTCCATTGTGTTGGGATTCGATCCTAAATGCCTACCCAACAATCCCACTGAATTCCAAGAGGTTGCTTTTGagaaagctttcaacaaaatgGAAGATACAATCTTTTACAGACACATTGTCCCAAGGTGTTTGTGGAAGCTACAAAAACGACTCCGAATTGGACAAGAGAAGAACTCCAATGAATCCCAACAAATTGTTGACCAATTCTTGCACCAATGTATATCATCAAGAAATGAAGAGCAAAGCGGAGTCAATTGCGCGAAAGATGATGAATCAAACTTTGATATGCTAAAAGCTCTTGTGGAGGAACGAGGAATCGGACAAATAAACGACAAGTTTCTAAAAGACACGGCGATTAATCTCCTTGCAGCAGGCAGGGACACTATTAGTGCATGTCTTAGTTGGTTCTTTTGGCTTGTTTCAACTCATCCTTTTGTTGAAGCTAAGATCCTTGAAGAAATCAGAGAAAAGTTGAGAACCAATGATGAGAATTGGCTTGCTTCAGGGGTGGAAGATCTTAACAAGCTAGTTTACCTGCATGGAGCTCTATGTGAAACTCTGAGGCTCTTCCCTCCAGTGCCATTTGAGCACAAATGTGCCATCAAATCTGATATACTTCCTAGTGGAGATTCTGTTAGTCCAAATACTATGATATATTACTCTTTGTACTCAATGGGAAGAATGGAACAAACATGGGGAAAAGATTGCTTGGAATTCAAGCCAGAAAGGTGGGTTTCAGAAAAAGGAATCAATATACACATACCATCATACAAGTTCATAGCTTTTAATGCAGGCCCAAGAAGTTGTTTGGGAAAAAGTATAAGCTTCATTCAGATGAAGATCATTGCCATTGCTTTGCTGTGGAACTTTCAGTTTCAGGTGGTGGAAGGTCATAATGTTTGTCCAAGTGTTTCTGTTGTCCTTCACATGAAACATGGCTTGAAGGTCAATGTTACTAAAAGAAGCATTTGA
- the LOC107628741 gene encoding ADP-ribosylation factor GTPase-activating protein AGD4 isoform X2 — MIDRLAEFMNVDLQEAKDSRKRFDKAMHSYDQSREKFVSLKKNTPEDVVAELEEDLQNSKSAFEKSRFNLVHSLMNIEVKKKYEFLESISAIMDAHLRYFKLGYELLSQMEPYIHQVLTCAQQSKELANIEQDKLAKRIQEYRTQAELESTRASNNTEPLPGADGTHVVGLNTYKGFEGGMQPAAKGEVQTVKQGYLLKRSSSSRGDWKRRFFVLDNQGSLFYYSMKGPKPKGAQSYNYNRPPEQNSGMFGRFRSRHNRSSSQNEDALGCCSIDLCTSSIKMDAEDTDLRLCFRIISPSKTYTLQAENEADRMDWVNKITGAVTSLFNSHFLQQPRYDRENRNSATGASSTSQSEDGDKYLMDDIYPKEVHSVSKILRGIPGNDKCAECSAADPDWASLNLGILLCIECSGVHRNLGVHISKVRSITLDVKVWEPTILELFDKLGNAYCNSIWEGMLLLGNERVGESNGPAKPCFMDAFQDKEKYIQAKYVQKSLIIREEDIPGNPSVSVRLWLAVQAMDVREVYRLIVISNSNVVNTKYDDVVSHADAKALDLECIILEGHEQDSESCLSIKQTNETQKCFHGWSLLHLACHSEHALMVELLLQFAADVNMQDYHGRTPLHHCITGGKNSLAKFLLRRGARPSVKDAGGLTVLERAMEMGAITDEELFIMLAEHQ, encoded by the exons ATGATTGACCGGCTCGCAGAGTTTATGAATGTTGATTTGCAAGAGgcaaag GATTCTCGGAAACGTTTTGACAAAGCTATGCATTCTTATGATCAg TCACGAgaaaaatttgtatctttgaagAAAAATACGCCGGAAGACGTTGTTGCTGAATTAGAAGAG GATCTACAAAATTCGAAGTCAGCATTTGAAAAAAGTCGCTTCAATCTA GTACACTCTCTCATGAATATCGAAGTGAAAAAGAAGTATGAGTTCTTGGAGTCCATTAGTGCGATAATGGATGCTCATCTAAGATACTTTAAGCTG GGCTATGAGTTATTGAGCCAAATGGAACCGTATATTCACCAG GTGTTAACATGTGCACAACAATCTAAAGAACTGGCTAATATTGAACAAGATAAGCTTGCAAAACGAATCCAAGAATACAGAACACAGGCTGAGTTGGAAAGCACACGAGCTTCTAACAACACGGAACCCTTGCCAGGTGCTGATGGCACACATGTTGTAGGTTTGAACACTTACAAAGGCTTTGAAGGAGGGATGCAGCCTGCGGCCAAAGGGGAG GTTCAAACAGTTAAACAGGGCTATCTATTAAAACGCTCTTCAAGCTCACGAGGAGATTGGAAACGGAGGTTCTTTGTACTTGATAACCAGGGGAGTTTATTTTATTACAGCATGAAGGGACCCAAACCCAAG GGTGCTCAGTCATATAATTATAATCGTCCTCCTGAACAAAATAGTGGCATGTTTGGTAGATTTCGATCAAGGCACAACAGGTCATCATCACAAAATGAGGATGCTTTGGGTTGTTGTTCAATTGATCTGTGCACATCCTCTATAAAGATGGATGCAGAGGATACAGATCTACGTCTTTGCTTCCGTATAATTTCTCCCTCAAAAACATATACTCTGCAG GCAGAAAATGAAGCTGATAGGATGGACTGGGTAAACAAAATTACTGGGGCTGTCACGTCGCTCTTTAATTCTCACTTTCTTCAACAG CCTCGTtatgatagagaaaatagaaactcAGCAACTGGTGCTTCGTCAACTAGTCAATCAGAGGATGGTGACAAATATTTGATGGATGACATATATCCAAAGGAAGTCCATAGTGTCTCTAAGATTTTAAGGGGAATTCCTGGGAATGATAAATGTGCTGAATGCAGTGCTGCTGATCCGGACTGGGCATCTTTAAACCTTGGCATATTACTCTGTATAGAATGCTCTGGAGTGCATCGAAATCTTGGAGTTCATATCTCGAAG GTGAGATCTATAACATTAGATGTTAAGGTATGGGAGCCTACTATTTTGGAGTTATTTGATAAGTTGGGTAATGCTTATTGTAATTCGATATGGGAAGGCATGCTTCTACTTGGTAATGAAAG AGTAGGTGAATCAAATGGGCCAGCAAAACCATGTTTCATGGATGCCTTCCAAGATAAGGAAAAGTACATACAGGCAAAG TATGTACAGAAATCattaattatcagagaagaggaTATTCCCGGGAATCCTTCAGTTTCTGTAAGACTCTGGCTAGCAGTTCAAGCTATGGATGTACGAGAAGTATATCGCCTTATTGTAATCTCAAACTCAAATGTAGTAAATACAAAATATGATGATGTGGTTTCCCATGCTGATGCTAAAGCCCTGGACTTAGAATGTATTATATTGGAAGGCCATGAGCAGGATTCTGAATCTTGCCTCAGCATTAAACAGACTAATGAGACACAGAAGTGTTTCCATGGTTGGTCATTATTACATCTAGCATGTCATTCTGAACATGCACTAATGGTTGAGTTGTTACTTCAATTTGCTGCTGATGTAAACATGCAAGACTATCATGGTAGAACTCCCTTGCACCATTGCATCACCGGTGGAAAAAATTCACTGGCGAAGTTTCTGTTGAGAAG GGGTGCTAGACCGTCAGTTAAAGATGCCGGCGGACTCACTGTACTTGAAAGAGCAATGGAGATGGGGGCAATAACCGACGAAGAACTATTCATCATGCTTGCTGAACACCAGTAA
- the LOC107628741 gene encoding ADP-ribosylation factor GTPase-activating protein AGD2 isoform X1 has protein sequence MMASAFVKLDDSPMFQKQVLSLEANADELKDRCQKLFKGCKKFMTALGEAYNGEIGFADSLEIFGGGLDDPVSVSIGGPVISRFVTTLRELATFKELLRSQVEHVMIDRLAEFMNVDLQEAKDSRKRFDKAMHSYDQSREKFVSLKKNTPEDVVAELEEDLQNSKSAFEKSRFNLVHSLMNIEVKKKYEFLESISAIMDAHLRYFKLGYELLSQMEPYIHQVLTCAQQSKELANIEQDKLAKRIQEYRTQAELESTRASNNTEPLPGADGTHVVGLNTYKGFEGGMQPAAKGEVQTVKQGYLLKRSSSSRGDWKRRFFVLDNQGSLFYYSMKGPKPKGAQSYNYNRPPEQNSGMFGRFRSRHNRSSSQNEDALGCCSIDLCTSSIKMDAEDTDLRLCFRIISPSKTYTLQAENEADRMDWVNKITGAVTSLFNSHFLQQPRYDRENRNSATGASSTSQSEDGDKYLMDDIYPKEVHSVSKILRGIPGNDKCAECSAADPDWASLNLGILLCIECSGVHRNLGVHISKVRSITLDVKVWEPTILELFDKLGNAYCNSIWEGMLLLGNERVGESNGPAKPCFMDAFQDKEKYIQAKYVQKSLIIREEDIPGNPSVSVRLWLAVQAMDVREVYRLIVISNSNVVNTKYDDVVSHADAKALDLECIILEGHEQDSESCLSIKQTNETQKCFHGWSLLHLACHSEHALMVELLLQFAADVNMQDYHGRTPLHHCITGGKNSLAKFLLRRGARPSVKDAGGLTVLERAMEMGAITDEELFIMLAEHQ, from the exons ATGATGGCTTCGGCGTTCGTCAAGCTCGATGATTCTCCAATGTTCCAGAAGCAG GTATTGTCTCTTGAAGCAAATGCTGATGAGTTAAAGGATCGGTGCCAGAAGCTGTTCAAAGGATGTAAGAAGTTTAT GACAGCTTTGGGGGAAGCATATAATGGAGAAATTGGCTTTGCTGATTCATTAGAAATATTTGGCGGTGGCCTGGATGACCCTGTTAGCGTGTCAATTGGAG GACCGGTCATATCTAGATTTGTTACTACATTACGTGAGCTAGCTACTTTTAAAGAGCTTCTTCGTTCGCAG GTTGAACATGTGATGATTGACCGGCTCGCAGAGTTTATGAATGTTGATTTGCAAGAGgcaaag GATTCTCGGAAACGTTTTGACAAAGCTATGCATTCTTATGATCAg TCACGAgaaaaatttgtatctttgaagAAAAATACGCCGGAAGACGTTGTTGCTGAATTAGAAGAG GATCTACAAAATTCGAAGTCAGCATTTGAAAAAAGTCGCTTCAATCTA GTACACTCTCTCATGAATATCGAAGTGAAAAAGAAGTATGAGTTCTTGGAGTCCATTAGTGCGATAATGGATGCTCATCTAAGATACTTTAAGCTG GGCTATGAGTTATTGAGCCAAATGGAACCGTATATTCACCAG GTGTTAACATGTGCACAACAATCTAAAGAACTGGCTAATATTGAACAAGATAAGCTTGCAAAACGAATCCAAGAATACAGAACACAGGCTGAGTTGGAAAGCACACGAGCTTCTAACAACACGGAACCCTTGCCAGGTGCTGATGGCACACATGTTGTAGGTTTGAACACTTACAAAGGCTTTGAAGGAGGGATGCAGCCTGCGGCCAAAGGGGAG GTTCAAACAGTTAAACAGGGCTATCTATTAAAACGCTCTTCAAGCTCACGAGGAGATTGGAAACGGAGGTTCTTTGTACTTGATAACCAGGGGAGTTTATTTTATTACAGCATGAAGGGACCCAAACCCAAG GGTGCTCAGTCATATAATTATAATCGTCCTCCTGAACAAAATAGTGGCATGTTTGGTAGATTTCGATCAAGGCACAACAGGTCATCATCACAAAATGAGGATGCTTTGGGTTGTTGTTCAATTGATCTGTGCACATCCTCTATAAAGATGGATGCAGAGGATACAGATCTACGTCTTTGCTTCCGTATAATTTCTCCCTCAAAAACATATACTCTGCAG GCAGAAAATGAAGCTGATAGGATGGACTGGGTAAACAAAATTACTGGGGCTGTCACGTCGCTCTTTAATTCTCACTTTCTTCAACAG CCTCGTtatgatagagaaaatagaaactcAGCAACTGGTGCTTCGTCAACTAGTCAATCAGAGGATGGTGACAAATATTTGATGGATGACATATATCCAAAGGAAGTCCATAGTGTCTCTAAGATTTTAAGGGGAATTCCTGGGAATGATAAATGTGCTGAATGCAGTGCTGCTGATCCGGACTGGGCATCTTTAAACCTTGGCATATTACTCTGTATAGAATGCTCTGGAGTGCATCGAAATCTTGGAGTTCATATCTCGAAG GTGAGATCTATAACATTAGATGTTAAGGTATGGGAGCCTACTATTTTGGAGTTATTTGATAAGTTGGGTAATGCTTATTGTAATTCGATATGGGAAGGCATGCTTCTACTTGGTAATGAAAG AGTAGGTGAATCAAATGGGCCAGCAAAACCATGTTTCATGGATGCCTTCCAAGATAAGGAAAAGTACATACAGGCAAAG TATGTACAGAAATCattaattatcagagaagaggaTATTCCCGGGAATCCTTCAGTTTCTGTAAGACTCTGGCTAGCAGTTCAAGCTATGGATGTACGAGAAGTATATCGCCTTATTGTAATCTCAAACTCAAATGTAGTAAATACAAAATATGATGATGTGGTTTCCCATGCTGATGCTAAAGCCCTGGACTTAGAATGTATTATATTGGAAGGCCATGAGCAGGATTCTGAATCTTGCCTCAGCATTAAACAGACTAATGAGACACAGAAGTGTTTCCATGGTTGGTCATTATTACATCTAGCATGTCATTCTGAACATGCACTAATGGTTGAGTTGTTACTTCAATTTGCTGCTGATGTAAACATGCAAGACTATCATGGTAGAACTCCCTTGCACCATTGCATCACCGGTGGAAAAAATTCACTGGCGAAGTTTCTGTTGAGAAG GGGTGCTAGACCGTCAGTTAAAGATGCCGGCGGACTCACTGTACTTGAAAGAGCAATGGAGATGGGGGCAATAACCGACGAAGAACTATTCATCATGCTTGCTGAACACCAGTAA
- the LOC107634059 gene encoding pentatricopeptide repeat-containing protein At1g50270, producing MLLNIASLRNRVVSLLNTHQTLQQSKQIQSIILTSSLSQDTIFLCNLFHLQCQNSHLALPFNTILHAPTTRLLNKMIATFSHLPQTTFLCYSSLRSNGVVPDKHTFPLLLKVFSSPNIFRQDPSMLFAQVIKFGFNLDQFVCNGLVSAFANSGFLESARKVFDESSSRDVVAWTALINGYVKNEYPREALECFVKMRSLGIGVDGVTVVAILRAASFAGDASFGKWVHGFYVVAGRVCLDAHVCSALVDMYFKCGLCGDACKVFDEYPYRNVVSWTVLIAGYVHCKRFKDAIRVFWDKVWDDIVPNEFTLTSVLSACAHIGALDHGKLVHQYIESSNKANLNSAIGTALVDMYAKCGCIDEALRIFENLQVKNVFTWTAMINGMAVNGEASKALELFSRMLTSGIHPNEVTFIGVLAACSHGGFVEEGKKLFELMIKVYHLKPKMDHYGCMVDLLGRAGYLEDAKHIIDNMPMKPGPGVLGALFGACMIHKDYEMGEIIGKSLINLQPNHSGRYALLANLYSMCQNWEGAALMRKLMKGTKVEKTPGCSWIEVNGLIHEFKAFDHSHNESSDVYSMLDNLVLQLKLVRVCEDFSLLES from the coding sequence ATGTTGTTAAACATAGCTTCATTACGCAACAGAGTTGTGTCCCTTCTAAACACACACCAAACCTTACAACAATCGAAGCAGATTCAATCCATCATCCTCACTTCTTCTCTCTCACAAGACACAATCTTCCTCTGCAACCTCTTTCATCTCCAATGTCAAAATTCCCATCTTGCCCTTCCCTTCAACACTATCCTCCATGCTCCCACCACTCGCCTCCTCAACAAAATGATCGCAACCTTCTCCCACCTCCCTCAAACCACCTTTCTCTGCTACTCCTCATTGCGATCAAACGGCGTCGTTCCGGACAAACACACCTTCCCTTTGCTCCTCAAGGTTTTCTCTAGCCCCAATATTTTTCGTCAAGACCCATCTATGCTTTTTGCTCAAGTTATCAAATTTGGCTTCAACCTTGATCAATTCGTTTGTAACGGTCTTGTTTCGGCGTTTGCGAATTCTGGGTTTCTTGAGAGTGCACGCAAGGTGTTTGATGAAAGTTCCAGTAGGGACGTTGTTGCTTGGACTGCGTTAATCAATGGGTATGTGAAGAATGAGTATCCTCGGGAGGCACTAGAGTGTTTTGTGAAGATGAGATCTTTGGGGATTGGAGTTGATGGGGTCACTGTTGTTGCCATTCTTCGCGCTGCGTCGTTTGCTGGTGATGCTTCGTTTGGAAAGTGGGTTCATGGATTCTATGTTGTAGCAGGGAGAGTGTGTTTAGATGCTCATGTTTGCAGCGCCCTTGTGGATATGTATTTCAAGTGCGGTCTTTGTGGTGATGCATGCAAAGTATTTGATGAATATCCTTATAGAAATGTAGTATCTTGGACTGTGCTTATAGCTGGTTATGTGCATTGTAAGAGGTTCAAAGACGCGATTCGAGTATTTTGGGACAAGGTTTGGGATGATATTGTGCCTAATGAATTCACGCTAACGAGTGTTCTTAGTGCTTGTGCTCACATAGGAGCATTGGATCACGGAAAGTTGGTTCATCAGTACATAGAGAGTAGTAATAAGGCAAATTTGAATTCAGCAATTGGGACGGCATTGGTGGATATGTATGCAAAATGTGGATGCATAGATGAGGCTTTGAGGATATTCGAAAACTTGCAAGTCAAGAATGTCTTCACTTGGACAGCAATGATTAATGGGATGGCTGTTAACGGGGAAGCCTCAAAAGCGTTGGAGCTCTTCTCGCGCATGTTGACGAGTGGCATTCATCCTAATGAAGTTACCTTCATTGGTGTCCTTGCTGCATGTTCTCATGGCGGTTTTGTAGAGGAAGGGAAAAAGTTATTTGAGTTGATGATCAAAGTGTATCATTTGAAGCCGAAAATGGACCACTATGGTTGCATGGTTGATCTGCTTGGTCGCGCAGGGTACTTAGAAGATGCAAAGCACATAATTGATAACATGCCAATGAAGCCTGGTCCTGGTGTTTTGGGAGCTTTATTTGGTGCCTGCATGATCCACAAGGATTATGAGATGGGTGAAATTATAGGTAAGTCTTTGATAAATTTGCAGCCGAACCATAGTGGAAGATATGCACTTCTGGCAAACTTGTATTCAATGTGTCAAAACTGGGAAGGAGCTGCACTTATGAGGAAGCTCATGAAAGGAACAAAGGTAGAGAAAACTCCAGGGTGCAGTTGGATAGAAGTGAATGGTTTGATTCATGAGTTTAAAGCGTTTGATCATTCACATAACGAATCATCTGATGTATATTCGATGTTGGATAACTTAGTGTTGCAACTGAAACTGGTTCGAGTGTGTGAAGATTTTAGCCTACTTGAATCTTAA